From one Tetragenococcus osmophilus genomic stretch:
- a CDS encoding MerR family transcriptional regulator, translated as MSEKELRRSLSVFPIGTVMKLTDLTARQIRYYEEQNLIYPERSEGNRRLYSLNDIDVLLEIKDYLADGLNMAGIKHVYKMQKEDEKKAKDKKPLTDKDVRRIFYDEILSQGGLSQKNPFGMKGPKL; from the coding sequence ATGAGTGAAAAAGAGCTGCGACGTTCGTTGTCTGTTTTTCCAATTGGTACAGTCATGAAACTGACGGATTTAACGGCTCGTCAAATTCGTTACTATGAGGAACAAAATTTAATTTACCCAGAAAGAAGTGAAGGCAATCGACGCTTATACTCGCTAAATGACATCGACGTACTGCTTGAGATTAAAGACTATCTTGCTGATGGGTTAAATATGGCAGGAATCAAGCATGTTTATAAGATGCAAAAAGAAGATGAGAAAAAAGCAAAAGATAAAAAACCACTTACAGATAAAGATGTTAGGCGTATTTTTTACGATGAGATTCTTTCACAAGGTGGATTAAGCCAAAAAAATCCATTTGGCATGAAAGGTCCCAAATTATAA
- the hflX gene encoding GTPase HflX gives MTKKERVALVGLKTSENYLTFEDSMAELANLAETAHGDVITNIEQSRNQVDHQTIIGKGKMEELRQTIDEENIDLVIFNRALTPRQGQIIENTLETPTIDRIQLILDIFAKRARSKEGKLQVELAQLEYSFPRIIGQGKTLSRLGGGIGTRGPGETKLETDRRLIRKKMTSIRHELKEVEEHRRRTRQQRNEQEVYQIGLVGYTNAGKSTLLNLLTSANTYEKDQLFATLDPLTKKWRLPEGFEVTVTDTVGFIQDLPTQLVDAFHSTLEESQNMDLILHVIDASADNRQQQEQTVVQLMEDLNLRNVPVLAVYNKADLIDEKQFVPTQYPHVLLSANDPNSKEKLTKAIQRIMKEELQPYTLVLAPDEGRLLEKLKENTLVITTDFDENTQQYIIKGFAKENSFAITKMNQAK, from the coding sequence ATGACAAAAAAAGAACGAGTGGCTTTAGTTGGGTTAAAAACGTCGGAAAATTATCTTACTTTTGAAGACTCTATGGCAGAGTTAGCTAATTTGGCGGAAACAGCGCATGGAGATGTTATAACAAATATTGAACAAAGCCGAAACCAAGTGGATCATCAGACGATTATTGGTAAAGGAAAAATGGAAGAATTGCGACAAACCATCGATGAAGAAAATATTGATTTAGTTATTTTTAACCGTGCCTTAACGCCACGCCAGGGTCAAATTATTGAAAATACGTTAGAAACACCAACAATTGACCGTATTCAATTAATCTTAGATATTTTTGCTAAACGTGCCCGTTCTAAAGAAGGGAAACTACAAGTTGAATTAGCTCAATTGGAATATTCCTTTCCTCGAATTATCGGGCAAGGGAAAACTTTATCTCGTTTAGGCGGCGGTATCGGAACTCGTGGTCCTGGTGAAACGAAATTAGAGACAGATCGTCGTTTGATTCGTAAAAAAATGACAAGCATTCGTCATGAGTTAAAAGAAGTCGAAGAACATCGCCGACGTACTCGCCAACAGCGCAACGAACAAGAAGTATACCAAATTGGTCTAGTTGGATATACGAATGCGGGAAAGTCGACGCTATTAAATTTATTAACTAGCGCAAATACGTATGAAAAAGATCAGCTGTTTGCTACCTTAGATCCACTAACAAAAAAATGGCGTCTGCCCGAAGGCTTTGAAGTAACGGTAACAGACACTGTTGGGTTTATCCAAGACTTACCAACTCAACTAGTAGATGCTTTTCATTCTACTTTAGAAGAAAGCCAAAATATGGATTTAATTTTGCATGTAATTGATGCTTCTGCTGATAATCGACAACAACAAGAACAAACTGTGGTGCAGCTGATGGAGGATTTAAACTTGCGTAATGTCCCTGTTTTAGCGGTTTATAATAAAGCAGACTTAATTGATGAAAAGCAGTTTGTACCTACTCAGTATCCGCACGTATTGCTTTCAGCTAATGATCCGAATAGTAAGGAAAAACTTACAAAAGCTATTCAAAGGATTATGAAAGAAGAACTGCAACCTTATACGCTAGTTTTAGCCCCAGATGAAGGGCGTTTGTTAGAAAAATTAAAGGAAAATACATTAGTTATAACAACTGATTTTGATGAAAATACACAACAATATATAATTAAAGGTTTTGCTAAGGAAAATTCCTTTGCCATTACGAAAATGAATCAAGCAAAGTAG
- the miaA gene encoding tRNA (adenosine(37)-N6)-dimethylallyltransferase MiaA → MKKVLVIAGPTAVGKTALSIRLAQQFNGEVISGDSMQIYRGLNIGTAKITEEEKQGVSHHLIDICDIGDPYSVADFQTQARQKITEIYHRGNLPILVGGTGLYIQSLLYDYQLGAQKKDERIRQKYEDFAQDKGPEALFELLQEKDPLAATKIHMNNQRKVIRALEVMETTGESIAAPKKTPEKLYDSFMIGLTSERSVLYERINNRVESMLQDGLAKEAELVKQFPDSQAAKGIGYKEFFPYFSGEQSLAETTEQIKRNSRRYAKRQLTWFYNRMSFHWFDLLEDPQAFTEIENEVSHWLEV, encoded by the coding sequence ATGAAAAAAGTCTTAGTCATTGCAGGGCCAACAGCTGTAGGAAAAACCGCTTTGAGCATTCGTTTAGCACAGCAATTTAATGGTGAAGTTATCAGTGGAGATTCTATGCAAATTTATCGCGGGCTAAATATTGGCACCGCTAAAATTACAGAAGAAGAAAAGCAAGGTGTCAGCCATCATTTAATTGATATTTGTGATATTGGAGATCCATATTCGGTAGCTGATTTTCAAACTCAAGCTAGACAAAAAATCACAGAAATTTATCATAGAGGGAATTTACCTATTCTTGTAGGAGGGACTGGCTTATATATTCAATCCCTCCTTTATGATTATCAGTTAGGTGCTCAAAAAAAAGATGAACGTATTCGTCAAAAGTATGAAGACTTTGCCCAAGATAAAGGCCCAGAAGCCCTTTTTGAATTACTGCAAGAAAAAGATCCGCTAGCAGCTACAAAGATTCATATGAATAATCAACGTAAAGTGATTCGTGCCTTGGAAGTGATGGAAACAACAGGAGAAAGTATCGCTGCTCCTAAAAAAACACCGGAAAAATTATACGATAGTTTTATGATCGGTCTGACTTCGGAGCGGTCTGTTTTGTATGAAAGAATAAATAACCGTGTAGAATCCATGCTACAAGATGGTTTAGCAAAAGAGGCTGAATTAGTTAAGCAATTTCCTGATAGCCAAGCAGCAAAAGGAATTGGCTATAAAGAATTTTTCCCTTATTTTTCTGGCGAACAGTCATTAGCGGAAACAACAGAACAAATCAAAAGAAATTCAAGACGTTATGCTAAAAGACAGCTTACTTGGTTTTACAATCGGATGTCTTTTCATTGGTTCGATTTACTAGAAGATCCTCAAGCATTTACAGAAATAGAAAATGAAGTTAGTCATTGGTTGGAGGTGTGA
- a CDS encoding glycerophosphodiester phosphodiesterase family protein, whose amino-acid sequence MKIFAHRGASGTGPENTLPSFAEAIRAGAEGIELDVQLTKDNEIVVMHDEQVNRTTNGKGAIKDKTLADMKALNAGSWFDDKYESTKVPTLKEVTDLLVARNYRGIVEIEFKTNVEQYPEIEEKVSNLMTSQDWPFTYWYCSLNVDTLERIHKLEPKARIDLVMGDSEEAPTMALDRSYIKGIHPRIDWALDHDAEVPNYPIDVRPWTVNDEETLAKVMELRVAGVFTDYPEKMLAAKRRNQQKT is encoded by the coding sequence ATGAAAATTTTTGCTCATAGAGGAGCCAGTGGGACAGGGCCGGAGAATACGCTGCCTTCGTTTGCTGAAGCGATTCGTGCAGGTGCAGAAGGAATTGAATTAGATGTTCAATTAACTAAGGATAATGAAATTGTAGTTATGCACGATGAACAAGTAAATCGCACAACCAATGGTAAAGGAGCTATTAAAGATAAAACTCTTGCCGATATGAAAGCCTTGAATGCAGGAAGTTGGTTTGATGATAAATATGAATCAACCAAAGTTCCTACGTTAAAAGAAGTAACTGATTTGCTTGTTGCGCGTAATTATCGAGGAATTGTAGAGATCGAATTTAAAACAAACGTTGAACAATATCCTGAGATTGAAGAAAAAGTTTCAAACCTTATGACGAGCCAAGATTGGCCTTTTACTTATTGGTATTGTAGTTTAAACGTTGATACTTTAGAACGAATTCATAAACTTGAGCCTAAAGCTCGCATCGATCTTGTCATGGGGGATTCAGAAGAAGCGCCTACGATGGCTTTGGATCGTTCTTATATTAAAGGCATTCACCCACGAATTGACTGGGCTTTAGATCATGATGCCGAAGTTCCCAATTACCCAATAGATGTTCGACCGTGGACAGTCAATGACGAAGAAACATTAGCTAAGGTTATGGAACTGCGAGTAGCTGGTGTATTTACGGACTATCCAGAAAAAATGTTAGCAGCTAAAAGAAGGAACCAACAAAAAACATGA